The DNA sequence TTTTTCAACGGAAAGTGAACTCGGGAAGCTGTACCTCCGCTGGATGAAATTGGCGATGGATTTCGCCGAAGAAAACCGCAACCAGATGATGGAGAGAGTGTTGGGAATCGTCCGACTCTGGGTGAAAAAATATGCCGGCATCAACCACGTCAACTTGTCGGATGCCGTCCACTGCCACCACAATTACGCATCGTTGGAAGAACACTACGGTAAAGAAGTCTGGGTCCACCGCAAAGGCGCCATCCGCGCTGGGGTGGGCGAAATGGGCATCATCCCGGGCGCGATGGGGACCTATTCTTATCTGGTCAAAGGCAAAGGCAACCCGGAAAGCTTCCTTTCCTGTTCACACGGTGCGGGCAGGCGCATGAGCCGGTTGGATGCCAGGGAACAGTTCAGTGTCCAGGACACCATCCTGGACTTGAGGGAATTGGGCGTCTTTCTAGCGAAAGCCAAACGGACAGATGTCGGCACGGAATCGCGTTTCGCCTACAAGGCCATCGACTTTGTGCTCTCCCAGGAACTGGATCTCGTCGAACCGGTCCGCCGCCTCAAGACCGTCGCTGTAGTCAAAGGCTGAAAAGAAAAGAGGGACAAAAATGGAACTGCAGGAAAGGTATATCGCGGCCGGCCTGAAACATATCCCGCCGGCCGAAAAAGATGGAGTGGAAAAGGCTATGCGCCGCATCATCGCGGAGCGGCTGCAGGAACGCGGAGATGCTTCCGAAGAGACGGAACGCGAAGTGTTGAGGGGCCTGGGGAATCCGCGGATACTGGCTGAAAAGCAATTGAGGGAAGCGCCCCATCTGATCGGGCCAGAGCTTTACGGCACCTACCTTTTGATCGTGAAAATCGTCATGATGGTCGCGGTCATCGGTACGCTGATCGGAAATACCGTCGATTTCATCGTCAATGATGTGGAATTGCTGCGTTATTTTGCCCAAAGTTTGGCGACGGCCATCAGCGCGGCAATCGGGGCTTTCGGATGGGTGACGCTCGTATTCGCCATCATGGAAAAGACCGCAAAAGAGAAGATTCTGACGGAAATCCAGGAAGACTGGAGCCTGGCTGATCTGCCAGAGAAAGAAGCGCCGCAGAAACCGTTCAGCAGAGTCGGGGTCATCGTCGGCATCATCTTTACGGTGCTGTTCATTATCCTCGTCAACCAGTACAGTCATCTGGTGGGATTCTACTATACGATGGACGGCAGCAGGGAAATGATTCCGATGTTGAATCAGGAAGTGTTCCGCAGTTACCTGCCTTACATCAACGGCATGCTGGTGCTGCAATTGCTGTTTTCCGCCAGCAAGCTCGTTTTCAGGAAGTGGACCTATCCGGTTGCGACCGCCAATCTGATTTTGAATATGCTTTCGTTTGTGCTGTTGTGGTTCATCCTTCAAGATGCGGCGATTCTGAATCCGGAGCTCGTCACGGAAATCGCCGAAGCCACGGATGGACAACGGGTACTCAATACTGCATTCAACGCGATCAAGGCTTTCTTCCTGTTCATCTTCCTGTTGGACTCATTCGAAGGGTTCCATGATGCCTACAAAAACAGCAAAAAGCCGGCTTGAGCCGGCAAACAATTGCTGCGGGTATGTGAAAAGCGGAGCGGATGGTCTATAATGGGAATGCAAACAGAACAGGTTTCCGCTGAGCGGCAGACCGGTATTTTTGGAGGGAACAACCTAATCATGGAACAGAAAACAGCAAAAGAATACATCCTTTACAATGAAGTCACGAATGAATACCTGACGCGCGTCACCTTCATGGGCAGCACCGTCTACAAGACGACGACGCTCGATTTGGCGATGCGTTTCTCAGAGCAGGACAAGGAGAGCCTGGAAGCGATGGGAGCCGGCAATCCGGAAAAGGTGCTGAACAACATCGAAGCGACGGCCTTCGGAAATGACAGCGATGTGAAGGAAACATACAGATTGTCCAACTTGAGCTTCCTGTCGATCAACGACTTGACGCCGGAGGAAAGGGCAGCTTTCGATCAGGAAATCGAAGAAGGCAAAAAGAAAGCTGCCCGGATCCATTGTTGCCGGATCGTCAACAGATAAACCGCCAAGACGGAAGAATCAGCAATCAATCAAATCAGGCATTATTCAGGACAGAGCAGTAGGCAAATTTTCAGGTCAGGTTGCACAAGCCAGCCCCGTCAAACAGATTACTGCTGACTTCGAATGACACTCCTCGGCGGCTGGTCGGGGAACGCCACCGAAAAAGCAAAAAAACGGGTGCTATGCAATCCTACTGCATAGCGCCCGTTTTTTATCATTTTCCGCCAGAAGACTCCCACCTCTAAGCATAAGCATAGGTGGGAGTAGTTCAATTGATTCAGTCGTTTATTTGCTTGTTGCTACTTCGACTTTTGCTGCTTTCTTGGCAGTTGTCACATTGCCCAACGGCAAGACTTCTTCGCCGTAGACTTCGTTCAGAACTTGTGCCAAAGCGCCGTAGATTGCTGAGAATCCGCAGAAGATGCCTTCGTAACCCGCGATAGTCGCAATCATTTCATTGCCCGTGAAGTCTCCCAAAGCAAGCAGGAAGAAAAGCAATGTCAAAGAACCGAAGACGATCTGCAGGTTTTTGCTGATGCGCAATGTTCCTACGAACATGCCCAACGTGAACAGTCCCCACATGAACAGGTAAGCGGCCATCGCTTGAGCCGAAGCCGCTTCGCCCATGCCCAGACCAGGCATAACGATCGTTCCGACAAGGGAAAGCCAGAAGAAGCCGTAAGAAGTGAAGGCAGTTGCGCCGAAAGTGTTGTTTTTCTTGAATTCCATGATGCCGGCAATGACTTGTGCCATGCCGCCGAAGAAAATACCCATAGCCAAAATCATCGTGTTCATCGGGAAGTAACCTGCATTGTGGATGTTCAACAGGACTGTCGTCATTCCGAAGCCCAATAAGCCAAGCGGCGCTGGATTAGCAGTGAATTCTTTCAAGCTGACGATCGTGTTGTTCTGTGTGTTTGATGCGTTTTTCATTAGTAGTTCGTTCTCCTTTGATTTCAAATCTGAAAATAATGTCAGGGTGATTATATCCATATTGCTTGCTGTCGTCAATGTGTTTTGAAGAAAGTACACTTAAAGTTCACTTTTAATGCTACGGCAATTCCGTTTGCATGTAAGCGTTATTTCGGATTGGGTGCTGTGAATAAATGATTCGGTAGAGAAAATAATAAAGCGATTTTGAGGATTTCGAAAGGATGGAAGAGAAAAATGATAGCAATAAAGAAAATCATTGCGGTCGGCGGGGTCCTGCTCGGGACTGCCGGCGTTGTTCATGCTTATCTGCGCACGGCGCCTTCGAAGGCCGCCAGGGAATTCACCGATTTGGCGGAGGATTTGTTGAAGGAAACGCAGCCGGCAAAGGGTCGCTTCACGGAAGCGGATATTGCGACGCTGCCCGGCCCTGTCCGGCGTCACCTGCGCCGTTGCGGTCATCTCGGGAAACCGAAGATGGCTTACATGAAGGCAGTCTTCCCGGATGTCTCCTTTTCGCTCGGAAAGGGAAAAAAGGCCATCAAAATCGCCTATACACAGTATAATTTTGTGGACGGGCCCGACCGGATCGCCTATATCGACAGTTCACTCTATGGCGTACCTTTCGAAGGGGTGGATGCCTATGTCGACGGCAAGGGTTCGATGAAAGGGATTGTGGCAAAAAATATCACTCTGTTCGATATTGACGGGGAAGCGATGGACAAGGCCAGCTTGGTGACGTTCCTGTCCGAATGCCTCTTCGTTCCGAATGCGGCTCTTCAGGACTACATCCGTTGGGAGGCGATCGACGCGCACCACGCCAAAGCGGTGATTACGGCGCATGGCACCACTGCTGAAGGAATTTTCACGTTCAATGAAGATGATGAGATGGTAGCTTTCACGACCGATGATCGGGAAGCCACGACGATGGATGGGAAAAGCGAAAATGTCAGATGGTCAGCAATCTGCGGCGAGTACAAGGAAATCAACGGCATCCGCCAGCCGACGGAACTGAAGGCGGTCTGGCACTATGACGAGGGGGATTTCACATACTTTGATGCGAAAGCTGCGATGATGAGTTATGACAAACAAAAATGATTGGAATGAATGGAAAGGATTGTCGGAAGCGGAAGCGGCCGAGCGGAGAGCCCGATTTGGAGCGAACGCGCTGCCGGTACCGCGGCATCGATTGTTGAAGCTGATCGCTAGGCAATTCCGGGGCATCTTCAACCTGATGCTCCTGATTGCGGCGGGGGTGACCTTTTCGTTGGGAGAGCCGATCGACGGTGCCTTTATCCTGTTGTTTGTGTTTCTTGGGACAGCGCTCAACGTCTATCAGGAGCACAAATCAAATCAGGCGGCAGATAAGCTGAAAGCCTACCTGCTGAGCACAATCACGGTGATGAGGGACGGAGTGGAAACGGAAGTGCCGACCGAGCTGTTGGTGCCCGGGGATCTCCTGCATCTCGAATCAGGAGATATCGTGCCGGCCGATGCCGTTGTCCGGGTTGCCCGCGATCTGTTGGTAGATGAAACGACATTTACGGGAGAAAGCATCCCGGTTGAAAAACGGGGATCTGTTTCAACCACAATTTCTTCCGCCACTGACAAGGTCGCTGCTGATGAAGAGCGCCTGCTGCAAGGAATTGTGATCGTGAGGGGAAATGTCTTGGCGGAGGTTACGGCGATCGGCCAGGAGACGCAGTTGGCCCAGATCGCTTCAACGGCTTCTGCTGTCCAGGTGGAGAGTGAACTGGTCAAGAGCGTAGACAAAATCAGCAATTTCATCATGAAGGTGACGCTCCTGACGCTCGGACTCGTCGTGTTGGCCAATCTCCTGATCGAAGGCCGGCAGGCGGATGTCACGGGTCTGCTGGTTTTTGCGATTGCCCTGGCCGTATCGGCCATCCCGGAAGCTTTGCCGTTGGTGTTGACGTTCTCGCTTTCACGGGGAGCGTTGGAATTCGCCAAACGAGATGTCATCGTCAAGCGGCTTTCCGCGGTCCAGGATTTGGGATCAGTCAATCTGTTGTGCACCGACAAGACCGGCACAATCACGGAAAACCATCTTGTCTTCAGCAATGTCTATCCGATGGCGGAATCGCCTTACGATCCGCTGGTCTTGGCGCGGTTGGCTGCCATCAATCTGCATGAGCGGATACCGGAACCTTTCGACCGGGCAAGCGACGAGGCCCTCACGCAGGAGCAACGGCAGCTTGTTGAACGCTACAGTCTCGCGCAGGAGGAGGCTTTCGACCCGGCGCTGCGCAGCAATGGTGCGGTCGTGAAACAGGCGGACGGCAAAACGCTGCATATCCGCCGCGGGAGCCCGGAATACTTCTTCGGGGAAGGCCTGATTTCCCGCGATGCAACTGCGGATTGGCTGCTGGCAGAGGAAGAGAAAGGCCGCCGGGTACTGGGCGTGAGCTATGATGACGACGCCGGTGCGCATTTCGGCGGGTTTGTCTCTTTTGTGGACCGCATCAAGGATTCCACAATTGCGACCGTAGCCGCTGCAAAACAGATGAATGTCGCCATTACGGTCATCACCGGAGATGCCCTGAAGGTGGCCGAGGCGGTCGGACGGGAAGCCGGTCTGGTGATGGAGAGCGCCGAAGTTACGGAAGCGGCAGCCTTTTTGGCATTGCCTCTGGCCGAAAGGAAGAAACGCCTGTCCTCGATCCGCGTCTTTGCCCGGACGACACCGGAACAAAAATTGGAACTAATCCAATTGCTGAAAGAACAGTTCACGGTCGGTTACTTGGGTGAAGGAATCAATGACGCACCAGCTTTGAAGGCGGCGCATGTCTCGATGGTTGTGCAATCCGCGGCCGATGTCGCCCGCGAGACCGCCGATATCGTATTGCTGCAGAACGACCTGCGGGTGATCGTGGAAGGCATCCGCTTCGGTCGGGAAACGCACGCCAACACAATGAAATACATCCGTGCCACTCTGATTTCGAACTTCGGGAATTTCTATGCGGTCGCCATCGGCTCGCTCTTCATCAGCTTTTTGCCGATGTTGCCGAAGCAGCTGCTGCTCTTGAATTTGCTTTCCGATTTTCCGATGATGGCCATTGCTTTTGACCGGGTACCGACTCAGGAAGTGGAGCAGCCGCAGCGGTATGATCTGCATTCCCTCTACATCATTTTCGTCACGATGGGGCTCGTCAGCACCATCTTCGATTTCATCTGCTTCGGGCTGTTCTACCGGATTTCCCCGGCGGTGCTGCAGACCAACTGGTTCATTGCCAGTGTGCTGACTGAGATATTGTTGATGCTGTCGATACGCTCCTTGGCGCCGATCACCAAGGCCGGCTGGCCGGCACCCTCGATCGTGATCCTTTCTGTGATTGCCATGGTACTTGCTGTTGGATTGCCGATGATCCCCGCTACTGCCGCCTTCTTTGAATTCCAACCGCCGACAATGGCACATTTGGGGATCATTTTTGGGATCGCCGTTTCTTATCTTGTCGTCACGGAACTCGTCAAACGACCGCTTTCCGGATTCGTAAAGAAGAAATAAAACCCTAAAAAGGCTGATTCCGCGTGGAAGTCAGCCTTTTCGGGTATGAATCAAAAGGATTGTTAGCTCAATTGTCCTCTGTCCGCAGCATCAGCACGCCTCCGATGATGAAGAGGAGGGAAATGCTGGCGAGCCCGTTGCGCGAGTCGCCGGTCAATTGGCTCGTGAGTGCATAAAGCGCCGGCCCCATGATGGCCGCAAATTTGCCTAGGATATTGTAGAATCCGAAATATTCATTGGCGTTCTCCTTCGGCACAAGCTTGGCGAAATAGGAACGCGATAGTGCCTGGATACCACCTTGAGAAGTTGCGACCAGCGTAGCCAGGATCCAAAATTCCACGGCGGTGGTCATCCGGAAAGCCAGCAGGCAGGCAAGCAGATAGATGATGATGCCCACCAAAATCATCTTTTTGCTGCTGAAACGCTTGGCCAGTATTCCGTAGAGGATCGTGAAAGGGAAAGACAGGATCGGAATCACCAGCACGGCGATCATCAGCATGTCGGACACAATCCCGATGCTGTCGCCGAAGACGGCCGCCATGTGGATGATCGTATTCAGCCCATCGATGTAAAAAAAATAGGCGATCAGGAACAGGAACATTTTTCTGTGGCTGCGGATCTGATGCAGCGTTTGGAAAAGCCGACTGAAACTGTCATGGATGATGTGTTCGCTGGCCGGAACAAAATAGCGCTGTTTCACATTGCGCAGCATC is a window from the uncultured Trichococcus sp. genome containing:
- a CDS encoding acetate uptake transporter produces the protein MKNASNTQNNTIVSLKEFTANPAPLGLLGFGMTTVLLNIHNAGYFPMNTMILAMGIFFGGMAQVIAGIMEFKKNNTFGATAFTSYGFFWLSLVGTIVMPGLGMGEAASAQAMAAYLFMWGLFTLGMFVGTLRISKNLQIVFGSLTLLFFLLALGDFTGNEMIATIAGYEGIFCGFSAIYGALAQVLNEVYGEEVLPLGNVTTAKKAAKVEVATSK
- a CDS encoding DUF6544 family protein yields the protein MIAIKKIIAVGGVLLGTAGVVHAYLRTAPSKAAREFTDLAEDLLKETQPAKGRFTEADIATLPGPVRRHLRRCGHLGKPKMAYMKAVFPDVSFSLGKGKKAIKIAYTQYNFVDGPDRIAYIDSSLYGVPFEGVDAYVDGKGSMKGIVAKNITLFDIDGEAMDKASLVTFLSECLFVPNAALQDYIRWEAIDAHHAKAVITAHGTTAEGIFTFNEDDEMVAFTTDDREATTMDGKSENVRWSAICGEYKEINGIRQPTELKAVWHYDEGDFTYFDAKAAMMSYDKQK
- a CDS encoding HAD-IC family P-type ATPase encodes the protein MTNKNDWNEWKGLSEAEAAERRARFGANALPVPRHRLLKLIARQFRGIFNLMLLIAAGVTFSLGEPIDGAFILLFVFLGTALNVYQEHKSNQAADKLKAYLLSTITVMRDGVETEVPTELLVPGDLLHLESGDIVPADAVVRVARDLLVDETTFTGESIPVEKRGSVSTTISSATDKVAADEERLLQGIVIVRGNVLAEVTAIGQETQLAQIASTASAVQVESELVKSVDKISNFIMKVTLLTLGLVVLANLLIEGRQADVTGLLVFAIALAVSAIPEALPLVLTFSLSRGALEFAKRDVIVKRLSAVQDLGSVNLLCTDKTGTITENHLVFSNVYPMAESPYDPLVLARLAAINLHERIPEPFDRASDEALTQEQRQLVERYSLAQEEAFDPALRSNGAVVKQADGKTLHIRRGSPEYFFGEGLISRDATADWLLAEEEKGRRVLGVSYDDDAGAHFGGFVSFVDRIKDSTIATVAAAKQMNVAITVITGDALKVAEAVGREAGLVMESAEVTEAAAFLALPLAERKKRLSSIRVFARTTPEQKLELIQLLKEQFTVGYLGEGINDAPALKAAHVSMVVQSAADVARETADIVLLQNDLRVIVEGIRFGRETHANTMKYIRATLISNFGNFYAVAIGSLFISFLPMLPKQLLLLNLLSDFPMMAIAFDRVPTQEVEQPQRYDLHSLYIIFVTMGLVSTIFDFICFGLFYRISPAVLQTNWFIASVLTEILLMLSIRSLAPITKAGWPAPSIVILSVIAMVLAVGLPMIPATAAFFEFQPPTMAHLGIIFGIAVSYLVVTELVKRPLSGFVKKK
- a CDS encoding MFS transporter, which translates into the protein MLKSFSLQEKSWIMYDWANSAYSVIISSVILPLFYKSITTGEGIAPNLADSYWGYATSAATLVIAISAPLLGTIGDYPKWKMRLFKSFFLIGVVATAALSFTDDWRLLLAFYMLTTIGFSGANIFYDAFLVDVATEERMDRVSTYGFAMGYIGGSTIPFVLSILLIMFGERIGIPRTTATKASFLFTAFWWIAFTIPMLRNVKQRYFVPASEHIIHDSFSRLFQTLHQIRSHRKMFLFLIAYFFYIDGLNTIIHMAAVFGDSIGIVSDMLMIAVLVIPILSFPFTILYGILAKRFSSKKMILVGIIIYLLACLLAFRMTTAVEFWILATLVATSQGGIQALSRSYFAKLVPKENANEYFGFYNILGKFAAIMGPALYALTSQLTGDSRNGLASISLLFIIGGVLMLRTEDN